A single region of the Musa acuminata AAA Group cultivar baxijiao chromosome BXJ1-11, Cavendish_Baxijiao_AAA, whole genome shotgun sequence genome encodes:
- the LOC135597087 gene encoding cytochrome b561, DM13 and DOMON domain-containing protein At5g54830-like, with the protein MASPPSLFLLLFLLLPIGPAVAGCTENTSFAGFEADLAMVQHQVRGVVRIVDGCSFSVRGFDMLAGSDQVRWFGAAGDDLHNLTMGSRISDLPLNRTFCNESLTIRLSDNASWDQIAVLAIWDEATASDFGHVLLRNAGDNETEPAVAPSPDLSPAPSPASDSLVEHKSKSQIHRQPTMFTNCFALSSRFRLRWTLDPESDSVDIGLEATVGSEYYMAFGWTTPGSSSHMLNADVTVTGFTEEGNPFSDDYFITGYSECLLNKDGKVEGVCPDTIYEGSDPVGLVNNTKLVYGHRRDGVAFVRYQRPLVSIDKKYDVPVNVTQNMTVIWALGLLKPPDSIQPYYLPQNHGKPRETAYNYLSLNLSKEVDNCFGPLDAEDKEDQDIIIADAKTPLVVTSGPALHYPNPPNPTKVLYINKKEAPLLRAERGVPVTFSIQAGHDVALYLTSDPIGGNATLRNMTEVMYAGGPEFEGVPASPTELTWLPDRNTPDQLYYHSLFGQKMGWKVQVVDGGLSDMYNNSVLLDDQQVSFFWTLSEDSISIAARGEKKSGYLAIGFGSGMIDSYAYVGWIDNNGKGHVNTYWIDSKDAMNVHPVSGNLTFVRCGQENGIITFEFTRPLSPSCSGKIECKNIIDPTTPLKVIWAMGSQWLADNLSERNMHSVASNRPVSVLLLRGSAEADQDLRPVLAVHGFMMFVAWGILLPGGILAARYLRHIKGDGWFQLHVYLQYSGIAIMLLGVLFAAAELRGFYLSLVHVKFGVTAILLACAQPLNACVRPKRPAEGEIASPKRIIWEYFHIIVGRSAIVAGVAALITGMKHLRHRYGSENVQGLTWALILWVLAFALLVMYLEYMEIKRRRIHRSSLKGNWVLGNSEDDDSVDLLHSERTVTKSESQTSGIMEVQLEPLSR; encoded by the coding sequence ATGGCGTCCCCGCCATCGctgttcctcctcctcttcctcctcctccccatcGGTCCCGCCGTCGCCGGCTGCACGGAGAACACCTCCTTTGCCGGCTTCGAGGCGGACCTCGCCATGGTCCAGCACCAGGTCCGCGGCGTCGTCCGGATCGTCGACGGCTGCTCGTTCTCCGTCCGGGGATTCGACATGCTCGCCGGCTCCGACCAGGTCCGGTGGTTTGGCGCTGCCGGCGACGACCTCCACAACCTGACAATGGGATCCCGGATCTCCGACCTGCCCCTCAACCGCACCTTCTGCAACGAGTCGCTCACTATCCGGCTGTCCGACAACGCCTCTTGGGACCAGATCGCCGTCCTCGCCATCTGGGATGAGGCCACCGCCTCCGATTTCGGCCACGTCCTCCTCCGGAATGCCGGCGACAATGAGACTGAGCCTGCCGTGGCCCCGAGTCCCGATCTCTCCCCAGCCCCTTCGCCGGCTTCTGATTCTTTGGTCGAGCACAAGAGCAAGAGCCAGATCCACCGCCAGCCGACCATGTTCACCAACTGCTTTGCCCTATCTTCGCGATTTCGACTTCGGTGGACGCTGGACCCTGAATCTGATTCTGTCGATATCGGCCTTGAAGCAACGGTGGGATCGGAGTACTATATGGCCTTTGGGTGGACGACGCCTGGTTCGTCGTCGCATATGCTCAATGCAGATGTGACTGTCACCGGGTTCACAGAAGAAGGTAATCCCTTTTCCGATGACTATTTCATTACTGGATACAGTGAATGCCTTCTCAACAAGGACGGCAAGGTCGAAGGTGTGTGTCCTGATACAATCTACGAGGGTTCAGATCCAGTTGGATTGGTCAACAATACCAAATTGGTCTATGGTCATCGGAGAGATGGAGTGGCATTTGTCCGGTACCAGCGTCCATTAGTGTCCATTGATAAGAAGTATGATGTGCCGGTGAACGTGACACAGAACATGACAGTGATCTGGGCGTTGGGTCTGCTGAAGCCCCCTGATTCGATTCAGCCTTACTACCTTCCTCAGAATCATGGGAAACCACGAGAAACAGCTTATAATTACCTCAGCCTCAATTTGTCGAAGGAGGTGGACAATTGCTTTGGGCCACTGGATGCTGAAGATAAGGAGGATCAGGATATTATAATTGCAGATGCAAAGACGCCACTGGTTGTTACCTCAGGGCCTGCATTGCATTACCCCAACCCTCCAAATCCCACAAAGGTTCTTTATATCAACAAGAAAGAAGCACCCTTGCTGAGAGCCGAAAGAGGTGTGCCAGTAACCTTCTCAATCCAAGCTGGGCATGATGTGGCACTTTACCTCACCTCTGATCCCATCGGTGGGAATGCAACATTGCGGAACATGACAGAGGTAATGTATGCTGGTGGACCAGAGTTTGAAGGTGTCCCAGCTAGCCCGACAGAGTTGACATGGTTGCCTGATCGGAATACACCAGATCAACTTTACTACCACTCCTTGTTCGGGCAGAAAATGGGCTGGAAAGTGCAGGTTGTTGATGGTGGTCTGTCAGACATGTATAATAACAGTGTTCTCTTGGATGATCAACAGGTTTCCTTTTTTTGGACTTTATCTGAAGATTCGATATCTATTGCGGCTCGAGGTGAGAAGAAAAGTGGATATCTTGCAATTGGATTTGGAAGTGGAATGATAGACAGCTATGCATATGTCGGTTGGATAGACAACAATGGGAAAGGTCATGTGAACACTTACTGGATCGACAGCAAGGACGCAATGAATGTGCATCCGGTTTCAGGAAATTTGACCTTTGTTAGATGTGGACAAGAAAATGGAATAATAACATTTGAATTTACTCGTCCTCTGTCACCCTCCTGTAGTGGAAAGATAGAGTGTAAGAATATTATTGATCCTACGACTCCTCTCAAAGTCATCTGGGCCATGGGTTCTCAGTGGTTGGCAGATAACTTAAGCGAGAGGAATATGCATTCTGTTGCAAGCAACAGACCTGTTAGTGTTCTATTGTTGAGAGGATCAGCAGAGGCGGACCAGGATCTGCGCCCTGTTCTTGCTGTGCATGGATTCATGATGTTTGTGGCTTGGGGAATCTTGCTTCCTGGGGGAATTTTGGCCGCGAGGTACTTGAGGCACATAAAGGGTGATGGCTGGTTCCAGTTACATGTCTACTTGCAATACTCTGGAATAGCTATCATGTTACTTGGTGTTCTTTTTGCAGCTGCTGAACTCCGCGGGTTTTATTTAAGTTTGGTGCATGTGAAATTTGGTGTAACTGCCATACTCTTGGCATGCGCACAGCCATTAAATGCATGCGTACGTCCAAAAAGACCAGCAGAAGGAGAGATTGCCTCTCCAAAAAGGATAATTTGGGAGTATTTTCACATTATTGTAGGGAGGTCTGCTATTGTAGCTGGAGTTGCTGCGCTAATTACTGGGATGAAGCATTTGAGGCATAGGTATGGCAGTGAgaatgttcaaggacttacttGGGCATTAATATTATGGGTTTTGGCTTTTGCCCTTTTAGTTATGTACTTGGAATATATGGAGATTAAGCGGAGAAGAATACATAGGAGCTCTTTAAAAGGCAATTGGGTGTTGGGAAACAGTGAAGATGATGATTCAGTGGATCTGTTGCATTCTGAAAGGACGGTTACTAAATCAGAGTCTCAGACATCTGGGATAATGGAAGTGCAGCTTGAACCTCTTAGCAGATGA
- the LOC103970696 gene encoding cinnamoyl-CoA reductase 1, giving the protein MPSDLSTLAGSGQTVCVTGAGGFIASWLVKLLLARGYTVRGTVRNPDDPKNAHLRALEGAKERLALVKADLLDSDGLHVAINGCDGVFHTASPVTDEAEQMIEPAIKGTWNVMNAAADAAVRRVVFTSSIGAVYMNPNRGLDAAVDESCWSDLDYCKVTENWYCYAKTVAEQVAWKVAGERRLDLVVVNPVLTLGPLLQPTLNASTAHVLKYLTGSAATYVNAAQAYVDVRDAAEAHIRVYEAPESEGRYICAESTLHRGEVVRILAKFFPEYPIPTRCKDEVNPPKKGYRFTNKKLKDLGIQFIPVTQCLLETVKSLQEKALLPIVSCISHN; this is encoded by the exons ATGCCGAGTGACCTCTCCACCCTCGCCGGCAGCGGCCAGACCGTGTGCGTCACCGGTGCCGGAGGCTTCATCGCCTCCTGGCTTGTGAAGCTCCTCCTCGCGAGAGGCTACACCGTCCGGGGCACCGTCAGGAACCCCG ATGATCCAAAGAATGCTCATCTGAGGGCGCTCGAGGGAGCAAAAGAGCGGCTGGCGCTCGTCAAAGCCGATCTGCTCGATTCCGATGGCCTGCACGTCGCGATCAACGGTTGCGATGGCGTGTTCCACACCGCGTCTCCCGTGACGGACGAAGCC GAGCAAATGATAGAGCCGGCGATAAAGGGCACGTGGAACGTGATGAATGCCGCAGCCGACGCCGCAGTTCGACGTgtggtattcacctcctcgatcggcGCCGTCTACATGAACCCTAACCGCGGGCTCGATGCCGCCGTCGACGAGTCATGCTGGAGCGACCTCGACTACTGCAAGGTCACCGAG AACTGGTACTGCTACGCGAAGACGGTGGCGGAACAAGTCGCATGGAAGGTGGCGGGGGAGAGGCGGCTGGACCTGGTGGTGGTGAACCCGGTGCTGACGCTGGGGCCGCTGCTGCAGCCGACCCTCAATGCCAGCACAGCCCATGTGCTCAAGTACTTGACGGGGTCAGCAGCGACGTACGTGAACGCGGCGCAGGCGTACGTCGACGTGAGGGACGCCGCCGAGGCCCATATAAGGGTGTACGAGGCGCCGGAGTCGGAGGGCCGGTACATCTGCGCAGAGAGCACGCTGCACAGGGGAGAGGTGGTCCGGATACTCGCCAAGTTCTTCCCGGAGTACCCCATTCCCACGAG GTGCAAGGACGAGGTGAATCCCCCAAAGAAGGGCTACAGATTCACGAACAAGAAGCTCAAGGACCTGGGAATCCAGTTCATTCCTGTGACGCAGTGCCTCTTGGAGACTGTCAAGAGCCTTCAAGAGAAAGCCCTTCTCCCCATCGTCTCCTGTATCTCCCACAACTGA